The following are from one region of the Carnobacterium gallinarum DSM 4847 genome:
- the terL gene encoding phage terminase large subunit has protein sequence METLAKQAESVLNQNYFDHYVKFAHNGQYEHFRHTKLVCKYLQRIADGEQLALMIEMPPRHGKSMTVTESFPSFYLGKNPEKRVITASYSDSLAKKFGRKNKDKFKEFAGPLNNLELSKTNAAVKDWGIEGHSGGMLSTGVGGSITGHGADLMIIDDPIKNQQDASSETIREKIWDEWESTLSTRLHGGASVIVVMTRWHEDDIIGRLLKQSARPWIRLRLPAVAEDETDLLHRKIGEVLCPELGYDEKWAKQKQKEVGSRTWSSLYQQRPTPAGGSIFKRKWVKYYVPSREVKDRLNLSDETIILPRLFDKQVQSWDCTFKDAETSDFVAGQVWAKKKADYFLLARRKEKLNFTATLKAIREMSENWPNARAKYVEDKANGSAVISVLENEISGIIPVNPEGGKEVRANAVAPVWESGNVYLPHPDYAPWVNELLDELEAFPNGAHDDEVDAMTQALIKITSSGRSLLERYRNG, from the coding sequence ATGGAAACACTAGCTAAGCAAGCGGAAAGCGTGCTAAATCAAAACTATTTTGACCACTATGTCAAATTTGCACACAACGGACAATACGAACATTTTAGACACACGAAACTTGTATGTAAATACTTGCAACGCATTGCAGATGGGGAACAGCTCGCACTTATGATTGAAATGCCACCTCGGCATGGAAAGTCAATGACAGTGACAGAGTCGTTTCCTTCTTTTTATTTAGGTAAGAATCCTGAGAAGCGAGTTATTACTGCTTCTTATTCAGATAGTTTAGCTAAAAAGTTTGGTAGAAAGAATAAAGATAAGTTTAAAGAATTTGCTGGACCACTAAATAATTTAGAGTTATCTAAAACTAATGCTGCCGTTAAAGACTGGGGTATTGAAGGTCATTCAGGTGGAATGCTTTCAACTGGTGTAGGTGGCTCTATTACTGGTCATGGTGCAGATTTAATGATTATTGATGATCCAATTAAGAACCAACAAGATGCATCATCTGAAACAATTAGAGAGAAAATTTGGGATGAATGGGAGTCTACACTGTCAACACGTTTACATGGTGGAGCTTCTGTTATCGTTGTAATGACTCGCTGGCACGAAGATGATATTATTGGTCGTTTATTAAAACAAAGCGCTCGTCCTTGGATTCGTTTGAGACTACCTGCAGTTGCAGAAGATGAAACAGATTTACTTCACCGAAAAATCGGTGAAGTTCTTTGTCCTGAACTTGGTTATGACGAGAAATGGGCGAAACAGAAGCAAAAAGAAGTAGGATCAAGAACGTGGTCTTCCTTGTATCAACAACGCCCAACTCCTGCTGGAGGAAGCATATTTAAACGTAAATGGGTTAAGTATTATGTGCCAAGTCGAGAAGTAAAAGACCGATTGAATTTATCGGATGAAACGATCATTCTTCCTCGTTTATTTGATAAACAAGTCCAGTCTTGGGATTGCACTTTTAAGGATGCCGAGACCAGTGATTTCGTTGCAGGTCAAGTATGGGCTAAGAAAAAAGCTGATTATTTCTTATTAGCAAGGAGAAAAGAAAAGTTGAATTTCACTGCTACTTTAAAAGCTATACGTGAAATGTCTGAGAACTGGCCCAATGCTAGAGCTAAATATGTTGAGGATAAAGCCAATGGTTCAGCTGTTATTTCAGTATTAGAAAATGAAATATCTGGAATCATTCCTGTTAATCCGGAAGGCGGTAAAGAAGTGAGAGCAAACGCTGTCGCACCAGTATGGGAAAGTGGAAATGTTTATTTACCACATCCCGACTATGCACCTTGGGTAAATGAATTACTTGATGAACTTGAAGCATTTCCAAATGGCGCACATGACGATGAAGTGGATGCTATGACGCAAGCATTAATTAAAATTACTAGTAGTGGCAGAAGTTTGCTAGAAAGATACAGGAATGGTTAA
- a CDS encoding minor capsid protein has product MNIEKSYAKNINQLVNELDSLVLYEFDKIVAPEIDKERLISDDSLNDSILDFIKNAIVKIKGLFLGALSSRNSTKAATKFANSLSSVSKSNMNAQFTSKGINPINSEPWLKSYLASKIAENVSYITNIRDDYSSKIEQIIYRGVTNGQSSAEMREELIKQTGMARKKADFIARDQTGSMLGQMTAKRHQEAGIKAFRWSDSGDSKVRDSHRERDGKIYYYAENPLLPGEEYNCRCVEEPVFDDELVQIEAEQALNELTENEEYAINTYISSEAYRINDKLRNDYDLDEKDSKLLKELDSALSKMDKFEGDLNRSYTFRSKEDLINFVTPLRIGETRRFKEYMSTSIDVYDPGNQLLLIIRNAKKGRNISQINENELEVLYERGATFIVIERYRLETGVLVIELEEFHD; this is encoded by the coding sequence TTGAACATCGAAAAAAGTTATGCTAAAAATATAAATCAACTAGTAAATGAGCTTGATTCTCTTGTTTTATATGAGTTTGATAAAATAGTTGCACCTGAGATTGACAAAGAGCGTTTAATTAGTGATGACTCGCTAAATGATTCTATTTTAGATTTCATTAAAAATGCAATAGTAAAGATAAAAGGTTTATTTCTTGGAGCACTTTCCAGCAGAAATTCAACAAAGGCTGCAACTAAGTTTGCTAATTCTTTAAGTAGTGTTAGTAAATCAAACATGAACGCACAGTTTACTTCAAAAGGTATTAATCCAATAAATTCAGAACCTTGGTTAAAAAGTTATCTTGCAAGTAAAATAGCTGAAAATGTTAGCTATATTACAAATATTCGAGATGATTATTCATCTAAAATAGAACAAATCATCTATCGAGGAGTGACAAATGGTCAATCTTCCGCAGAGATGCGCGAAGAGCTGATTAAACAAACTGGAATGGCCAGGAAAAAAGCTGATTTTATAGCGCGAGATCAAACAGGTTCAATGTTGGGTCAAATGACAGCCAAACGACATCAAGAAGCTGGAATTAAGGCTTTTAGGTGGAGCGATAGTGGAGATTCAAAAGTAAGAGATTCACATCGTGAACGTGATGGTAAAATTTATTATTATGCTGAAAATCCATTATTACCCGGTGAAGAATATAACTGCAGATGTGTAGAAGAACCGGTTTTTGATGACGAGCTAGTTCAAATTGAAGCAGAACAGGCATTAAATGAGCTAACTGAAAATGAAGAGTATGCAATTAACACTTATATTAGTTCGGAAGCCTATCGTATAAATGATAAGCTTAGAAATGATTATGATTTAGATGAGAAGGACTCGAAACTTCTTAAAGAATTAGATAGTGCTCTTAGCAAGATGGATAAGTTTGAAGGTGATTTAAATCGATCGTATACCTTTAGGTCGAAAGAAGATTTAATAAATTTTGTTACTCCGTTAAGAATTGGAGAGACTAGAAGATTTAAAGAATACATGTCAACTTCAATCGATGTTTATGATCCAGGTAATCAGTTGCTCCTAATCATTAGAAATGCCAAAAAGGGTAGAAATATTAGTCAAATAAATGAAAATGAGCTTGAAGTCTTGTATGAAAGAGGAGCTACCTTTATAGTTATAGAAAGATACCGACTTGAAACAGGTGTCTTGGTAATTGAATTGGAGGAATTCCATGACTAA
- a CDS encoding sigma factor-like helix-turn-helix DNA-binding protein, with amino-acid sequence MKNNYSDLIAEYKNDLKPIRKLHSEIAQKHYKIKDSKGNVTETVDNRTDKEKADQTILAGIISSTTYTIDWLEQGFEKKFGTLEDISKLSRKQREQLWGDMNIVGIDLANNVPTVTIEPENSPKIDEDKLQILNHILESLSPREKELFYILNTDFQTHEEAAETMGITIGSVKQMSQRISNKIDFYFKFGKQTSLDI; translated from the coding sequence ATGAAAAATAATTATAGTGATTTAATTGCAGAATACAAAAATGATTTAAAGCCTATTCGAAAGCTCCATAGTGAAATTGCACAGAAACACTATAAAATTAAGGATAGCAAGGGTAATGTTACAGAAACAGTTGATAATCGCACAGATAAGGAAAAAGCGGACCAAACTATATTGGCTGGAATCATTTCCAGTACCACTTATACCATTGACTGGTTAGAACAGGGATTTGAAAAGAAATTCGGTACGTTAGAAGATATATCGAAGTTATCTAGGAAGCAACGAGAGCAATTGTGGGGCGATATGAACATAGTGGGTATAGATTTAGCTAATAATGTCCCAACTGTAACTATTGAGCCAGAAAACAGCCCCAAAATAGACGAGGATAAGCTCCAAATATTAAATCATATCTTAGAATCGTTAAGTCCAAGAGAAAAAGAGCTATTCTATATATTAAATACTGACTTCCAAACACATGAAGAGGCAGCCGAAACTATGGGTATAACAATTGGATCAGTAAAGCAAATGAGCCAAAGAATTAGTAACAAAATTGATTTTTATTTCAAGTTTGGCAAGCAGACATCATTAGATATTTAA
- a CDS encoding anti-CBASS protein Acb1 family protein, with the protein MGSAKILLTDKKGSIINDFMVGNGKGYAKDNLTRQVPGQRRQLAPSDLEDLYSSNSMAANIIDIPAEDATRSGWTLKMKDDKLKALYESRLRQLKAKDMFKQLNIYDRLYGDGFISLGLVQNSKFELSDEVKLDDLKKITYLNAFSSKKITNRVIDEDVFSPHYGKSEFFDINNRSKTGAEIAGQTQVSVHHSRLIHQQSTRFEDEIEGTSLLEGLYDILTVMDTSLWSVGQIMYDFVFKVFKSKDVGDLSKADKAELGMLMDYKFRTEALAVIANDEELGKESTNVSGINQLLDFTWDYLAGAARMPKTVLKGQEAGTLTGAQYDVMNYYSRIASMQENSMRPQLEYLVRLLMWCEDECGGRIDPDSIEWSIEFNPLWSVDSKTDAEIRKLTAESDKIYIESGVLDPSDVQEARFGRFGVTETSKFNADSAADIDKLAEAVYKKYKENRADG; encoded by the coding sequence GTGGGATCAGCAAAAATATTACTTACTGACAAAAAAGGCAGTATTATCAATGATTTTATGGTTGGAAATGGTAAAGGATATGCTAAAGACAATTTAACTAGGCAAGTGCCAGGACAAAGACGACAATTAGCACCTTCTGATTTAGAAGACCTTTATAGTTCAAACTCTATGGCTGCTAATATTATTGATATCCCAGCAGAGGATGCAACCCGTTCTGGATGGACGTTGAAAATGAAAGATGATAAATTAAAAGCTCTTTATGAATCACGACTTAGGCAATTAAAAGCTAAAGATATGTTTAAACAGTTAAATATATATGATCGTTTGTATGGAGATGGATTTATTAGTCTTGGATTGGTGCAAAATAGCAAATTTGAATTAAGTGATGAAGTTAAATTAGATGATTTAAAGAAAATTACGTATCTGAACGCTTTTTCTAGCAAAAAAATAACCAACAGAGTGATTGATGAAGATGTTTTTAGTCCTCATTATGGTAAATCGGAATTCTTTGATATTAACAATCGTTCTAAAACTGGTGCTGAAATAGCTGGTCAAACACAAGTTTCTGTCCATCATTCACGCTTAATCCATCAACAATCTACAAGGTTTGAGGACGAAATAGAAGGGACTTCACTCTTAGAAGGACTTTATGATATTCTCACAGTAATGGATACTAGTTTGTGGTCGGTTGGTCAAATCATGTATGACTTTGTCTTTAAAGTATTTAAATCTAAAGATGTCGGTGACTTAAGTAAAGCTGATAAAGCTGAGTTAGGAATGCTTATGGATTATAAGTTTAGAACTGAAGCTTTAGCAGTTATCGCAAATGATGAAGAACTTGGTAAAGAATCAACTAATGTCTCAGGTATTAACCAATTGCTCGACTTTACATGGGATTATCTGGCAGGTGCTGCTAGGATGCCTAAAACAGTATTAAAAGGCCAAGAAGCAGGAACTTTAACAGGCGCTCAATATGATGTAATGAACTATTATTCACGTATAGCTTCAATGCAAGAGAACTCAATGCGGCCACAGCTAGAATACCTTGTAAGATTATTGATGTGGTGTGAAGATGAGTGCGGTGGTCGAATAGACCCCGATTCAATCGAATGGTCTATTGAATTTAATCCACTTTGGAGTGTTGATAGTAAAACAGATGCTGAGATTCGTAAACTTACAGCTGAATCAGATAAAATTTATATTGAGAGCGGTGTGCTGGATCCTTCAGATGTTCAAGAAGCAAGGTTTGGTCGTTTTGGTGTTACAGAAACTAGCAAGTTCAATGCAGATTCAGCAGCTGATATTGATAAGTTAGCCGAAGCTGTTTATAAAAAATACAAGGAAAACCGAGCAGATGGCTAG
- a CDS encoding DUF6877 family protein, producing MGLDEIMAEIDTLVSMYDFPISVLQDVEKRLLDYREVNYAKQQLRYLTNLISAGLVERSGKHGVN from the coding sequence GTGGGATTGGATGAAATTATGGCTGAAATTGACACATTAGTATCGATGTATGATTTTCCGATTAGTGTCCTTCAAGATGTTGAAAAAAGGCTTCTGGATTACCGTGAAGTCAATTATGCAAAACAACAGTTGAGATATTTAACTAATTTAATAAGCGCCGGACTAGTAGAGAGGAGTGGAAAACATGGGGTTAACTGA
- a CDS encoding XtrA/YqaO family protein gives MEIQKVIEFEDIEKLLGSNTVVIFSNGVIKKVELPSHGIIEVVIHDKKVKRVKAHLDELF, from the coding sequence TTGGAAATACAAAAAGTGATCGAATTTGAGGATATCGAAAAATTGCTAGGTAGTAATACTGTGGTGATATTTTCTAATGGAGTTATTAAAAAAGTTGAGCTTCCGAGTCATGGAATTATAGAGGTTGTGATACATGACAAGAAGGTCAAACGAGTTAAAGCACACTTAGACGAATTATTTTAA
- a CDS encoding helix-turn-helix domain-containing protein: MFVGSKLKDTRILHGFSRNELALSVGVTEQAIWQYEQNSIQPKFETLMKLSELFSVESKYYYKKNLLDHVTDENKIAYRNVDRQQKNKTVSEAYYLDFVHMILSDLNNNVQLFNNQMIMIRNIVMNKRKSGSSIEECADIARSQLKIISNRELMLTLEKNGIIILERELFSTKTDAYSTWVQEVPYIVLSSKSKSFVRRNFDLAHELGHLLLHYDEDITSLDKDDFKLIESEANDFASSFLMPREEFLADLSIIKGRISNPEYYIEMKKKYFVSIQAMGYNAYKLGEMSYRQNSYFFSQINKLDMQKVEPLDMDFLVKKPKKIVTLLDYLDKNKLYSIKEMLIQYDVKVEFFSKVFGIYPEFFYERISKEVSVTELFDFKKQKT, from the coding sequence TTGTTTGTTGGAAGTAAGTTAAAAGACACCAGAATATTACATGGTTTTTCAAGAAATGAACTAGCGCTCTCTGTAGGAGTTACAGAGCAAGCTATATGGCAATATGAACAAAACTCGATACAACCCAAATTTGAAACGTTAATGAAGTTGAGCGAACTATTTTCGGTAGAATCGAAATATTACTATAAAAAAAATTTATTGGACCATGTGACAGATGAAAACAAAATTGCATATAGGAATGTAGATCGTCAACAAAAGAACAAAACTGTATCTGAAGCTTACTATTTAGATTTTGTACACATGATTCTTTCTGATTTAAATAATAACGTACAATTATTCAACAACCAGATGATAATGATAAGAAATATTGTGATGAATAAAAGAAAAAGCGGTTCAAGTATTGAAGAATGTGCAGATATTGCTAGGTCTCAATTAAAAATAATATCGAATCGAGAGTTAATGCTAACTTTGGAAAAAAATGGAATTATCATATTGGAAAGAGAATTATTTAGTACAAAAACAGATGCGTACAGTACATGGGTACAGGAAGTTCCGTACATTGTTTTAAGTAGCAAGAGTAAGTCTTTTGTTAGAAGGAATTTTGATTTAGCTCATGAACTAGGGCATTTATTACTTCATTATGATGAAGACATTACCAGTCTTGATAAAGATGATTTTAAACTAATTGAAAGTGAAGCAAATGATTTTGCAAGTAGTTTCTTGATGCCTAGAGAAGAGTTCCTAGCAGATTTATCAATTATAAAAGGACGAATATCTAACCCTGAATATTATATTGAAATGAAGAAAAAGTATTTTGTATCTATTCAAGCAATGGGGTATAACGCATATAAGTTAGGAGAAATGAGTTATAGACAAAACAGTTATTTCTTTTCTCAAATAAATAAGTTAGACATGCAGAAAGTTGAACCGTTGGATATGGATTTTTTAGTAAAAAAGCCCAAAAAAATAGTGACATTGCTTGATTATCTTGATAAAAATAAACTTTATTCAATCAAAGAAATGTTAATACAGTATGATGTTAAAGTGGAATTTTTCTCTAAGGTTTTTGGAATTTATCCTGAGTTTTTCTATGAACGTATTTCTAAAGAAGTAAGCGTCACTGAACTGTTTGATTTTAAAAAACAAAAAACTTAG
- the ssb gene encoding single-stranded DNA-binding protein, whose product MINRVVLVGRLTKDADLKYTPSGAAVASFTVAVNRQFKNQEGEREADFINCVAWRKTAETLANFTRKGSLIGVEGRLQTRSYENQQGQRVYVTEVVVDTFSMLEKKADNEQRQDSVKPETQIKRPTTNYKQNDDPFAGSRPIDIQDDDLPF is encoded by the coding sequence ATGATTAACAGAGTCGTTTTAGTTGGAAGATTAACAAAAGACGCAGACTTAAAATATACACCCAGTGGTGCAGCAGTCGCATCTTTTACAGTAGCTGTTAATAGACAGTTCAAGAACCAAGAGGGTGAACGTGAAGCTGATTTTATCAACTGTGTAGCATGGAGAAAAACTGCGGAAACACTTGCTAATTTTACACGTAAAGGCTCATTAATTGGAGTTGAAGGACGTCTGCAAACTCGTTCTTATGAGAACCAACAAGGTCAGCGTGTTTACGTTACTGAGGTGGTGGTTGATACGTTTTCAATGTTGGAAAAGAAGGCAGATAATGAACAACGTCAAGATTCAGTTAAGCCAGAAACTCAGATTAAACGACCAACTACGAATTATAAACAGAATGATGATCCGTTTGCTGGCAGTCGACCAATCGATATACAAGATGATGATTTACCATTCTAA
- a CDS encoding LysM peptidoglycan-binding domain-containing protein: MGKQKKEAVQETESASTVEVKPVKAVKTPPTEFMETKPAIHIVDDGETLYSIATKHRITVGLLKELNFNDTNPNVYVGQQLKLMG; this comes from the coding sequence ATGGGAAAACAGAAAAAAGAAGCGGTTCAAGAAACCGAATCAGCAAGTACAGTGGAGGTTAAGCCAGTTAAAGCTGTAAAGACTCCACCAACTGAATTTATGGAGACTAAGCCGGCAATTCACATTGTAGATGATGGAGAAACGCTTTATTCGATTGCTACAAAGCATCGCATAACTGTAGGATTGTTAAAGGAATTGAATTTCAATGACACAAATCCAAATGTTTATGTTGGGCAACAATTAAAATTAATGGGATAG
- a CDS encoding MBL fold metallo-hydrolase, producing MVTIKSYGSSSAGNSYIISCGDTALMLEAGVHPKKMIGVNWSIIKGCLITHEHGDHSKFADKLVQSVGFDIYSSTGTLEALPVASYRTKRLGAEKVAQIGDWKVLPFLVEHDVSEPFGFLILAPDGSKIVFATDTYFVRKKFIGVTHFMIECNYALDILDQNVSAGYIDNGRRKRLLTSHFELENVKTFLKLNDLSQVKETWLLHLSNQNSDEKRFKQEIQSITGTPVYIA from the coding sequence ATGGTTACGATAAAAAGTTATGGATCATCATCGGCTGGTAATTCTTATATTATCAGCTGTGGTGATACAGCACTTATGTTAGAAGCTGGAGTTCATCCTAAAAAAATGATTGGTGTTAATTGGTCCATAATAAAAGGCTGCCTAATCACTCATGAACATGGAGATCATTCGAAATTCGCTGATAAGCTAGTTCAAAGTGTTGGTTTTGATATCTATTCGAGCACTGGAACGCTTGAAGCTTTACCAGTAGCAAGTTATCGCACGAAACGATTAGGAGCCGAGAAAGTGGCTCAAATTGGAGATTGGAAAGTACTTCCTTTCCTAGTTGAACACGATGTATCTGAACCGTTTGGGTTTCTTATATTAGCGCCAGATGGAAGTAAGATTGTTTTTGCAACAGACACGTATTTTGTTAGAAAGAAATTTATCGGAGTTACTCATTTCATGATTGAATGCAACTATGCGTTAGATATTTTAGATCAGAATGTATCAGCTGGTTATATAGATAACGGTCGAAGAAAACGCCTTTTAACAAGCCATTTCGAACTAGAAAATGTTAAAACATTCTTGAAATTGAATGATTTAAGTCAAGTGAAAGAAACCTGGTTGCTTCATTTAAGCAATCAGAACAGTGATGAGAAAAGATTTAAGCAAGAAATACAATCAATTACAGGTACACCAGTTTATATAGCATAA
- a CDS encoding DUF2213 domain-containing protein — MGRVNLYDKALIEDFSETDEGYLTVKAPITRPGVFPYLTKDGAVEMQAKLPEELFSDKTIKSANAKPVTDDHPHEAVTAKNFTKYSKGMTHTDARVENNTLVVSFTVTDSATIQKIKAGKRELSIGFSADVKDEKGNYSGMNYDSVQRNMQVNHLAIVDKGRAGPEVAILNDSVDFVMDSKKNKQNGGNKMPQIIIDGSEFEVDTAVKSKFDALTAQADAAETKAKGLDALQGERDALKEKLDAKEAEITELKKNQVNEDEMDTRVQARIELVEKAKPILGDSFEFNGKSDRTVKEAAILETKKDFKADGKSDDYIDAFFDSMTELVADKGFTHGVNFSDAKDKEKAADEEINQKKQNRLNMNKKGEK, encoded by the coding sequence ATGGGACGTGTTAACCTCTATGACAAAGCACTAATTGAAGATTTTAGCGAAACTGATGAGGGCTATCTTACTGTCAAAGCACCAATCACTAGACCGGGCGTGTTTCCTTATTTAACAAAAGATGGAGCTGTAGAAATGCAGGCGAAGCTACCAGAAGAGTTGTTTTCTGATAAAACAATCAAATCTGCAAATGCTAAACCAGTTACAGATGACCATCCACATGAGGCAGTTACTGCGAAGAATTTTACAAAATACTCAAAAGGTATGACTCATACTGATGCAAGGGTTGAAAATAATACTTTAGTCGTGTCATTTACTGTCACAGATTCTGCTACAATTCAAAAAATTAAGGCTGGGAAACGTGAATTGTCAATTGGTTTTAGTGCTGATGTCAAAGACGAAAAAGGGAATTATAGCGGTATGAACTATGATTCTGTTCAAAGAAATATGCAAGTTAATCATCTAGCAATAGTTGATAAAGGTCGGGCGGGTCCAGAGGTTGCAATCCTCAATGATTCTGTCGATTTTGTCATGGACTCAAAAAAAAATAAGCAAAATGGAGGGAATAAAATGCCACAAATTATTATTGATGGTTCCGAGTTTGAAGTAGACACAGCTGTTAAATCAAAATTTGACGCTTTAACTGCACAGGCAGATGCTGCTGAAACTAAAGCAAAAGGATTAGATGCATTGCAGGGGGAACGTGATGCATTAAAAGAAAAATTAGATGCTAAAGAAGCTGAGATTACTGAGCTTAAGAAAAATCAAGTAAACGAAGACGAGATGGATACACGTGTTCAAGCACGGATTGAATTAGTTGAAAAAGCTAAACCTATTCTTGGTGATTCTTTTGAATTTAATGGTAAATCAGATCGTACGGTTAAAGAAGCAGCTATCTTAGAAACAAAAAAAGATTTTAAGGCTGATGGGAAATCAGATGATTATATTGATGCATTCTTTGACTCAATGACTGAACTAGTTGCTGATAAAGGATTCACTCACGGAGTTAATTTCTCTGATGCTAAAGATAAAGAAAAGGCTGCAGATGAAGAAATTAATCAGAAGAAACAAAATCGCTTAAATATGAATAAGAAGGGAGAAAAATAA
- a CDS encoding terminase small subunit, whose amino-acid sequence MAKELSEATRQKYDLFVAAYIRCFNATKAAVEAGYKASNAKNQGSNMLTYPYIKEKINVELGRLRQRFADEGNRAFADLLNILSDLDLKLRRHDEAELKINKYENELIKDNNSFSILNRQIEKLARKLKAIDGRKKDSKEEKKILLIEMEEKQDESFQMGLDLREKRTLVEIEHSNILKPAQWEKMLSLKADVLQDILDRGGFKPPDKVEHSGHLGIPVNPELTKLTKKELEVIAKQFRDGNTS is encoded by the coding sequence ATGGCAAAGGAGTTGTCAGAAGCTACAAGACAAAAGTATGATCTATTTGTTGCTGCTTATATTCGTTGTTTCAATGCCACTAAGGCAGCCGTTGAAGCTGGTTATAAGGCAAGTAATGCTAAAAATCAGGGAAGCAATATGCTTACTTATCCCTACATTAAAGAAAAAATCAACGTTGAACTTGGAAGGTTGCGCCAACGCTTTGCTGACGAGGGTAACAGGGCTTTTGCTGACCTATTGAATATTCTATCAGATTTAGATTTAAAACTCCGTAGGCACGACGAGGCGGAGCTGAAGATCAATAAATATGAGAATGAGCTTATTAAAGATAATAATTCGTTTAGCATTTTAAATAGGCAAATAGAAAAGCTAGCTCGTAAACTAAAAGCGATTGATGGTCGTAAGAAAGATAGTAAAGAAGAGAAAAAGATTTTGCTTATTGAAATGGAAGAAAAGCAAGATGAATCATTTCAAATGGGCTTAGATTTACGTGAAAAACGAACGCTGGTTGAAATAGAACATAGCAATATTTTGAAGCCGGCTCAGTGGGAGAAAATGCTCTCTCTTAAAGCTGACGTACTTCAAGATATACTTGATAGAGGTGGATTTAAACCGCCTGACAAGGTAGAACATAGTGGTCATTTAGGCATACCTGTTAATCCAGAACTAACTAAATTAACGAAAAAGGAGCTAGAAGTCATTGCTAAGCAATTTAGAGATGGAAACACTAGCTAA
- a CDS encoding DnaD domain protein: MNYLSQLQAFRDYKMYETKLSSGQIALWYALMEINNKCAWIEWFTAANQTLETLSGLSRAGINKNRNVLKQLGLIDFKSNGKKATSYKVCVLYTQDSIQGSKQQSIQHSVQGSIQDSKQQSSTLIKQKLNKTETKQKQDQTTTADAYWLQFVENTESPFILENLKMWVEDFKGNDDIVIHGIETMLANNVRSYKYLETILKNWESKGFSIRADVLTFEEQRKQKKQPNQGVNRKETLPDWARDDFIKPVKIYDDSEEARKKALEELLSIGDNVEQTN, from the coding sequence TTGAATTATTTATCACAGTTACAAGCGTTTAGAGATTACAAGATGTATGAAACTAAATTATCCAGTGGACAAATTGCTTTATGGTACGCATTGATGGAAATAAACAATAAATGTGCATGGATTGAATGGTTTACAGCTGCTAATCAAACGCTTGAAACACTTTCGGGATTATCTAGAGCTGGCATAAATAAAAACAGAAATGTTTTAAAACAGTTAGGTCTAATTGATTTTAAAAGTAATGGTAAAAAAGCTACTTCTTATAAGGTATGTGTACTTTATACGCAAGATAGTATACAAGGGAGTAAACAACAGAGTATACAACACAGTGTACAAGGGAGTATACAAGACAGTAAACAACAGAGTAGTACATTAATTAAACAGAAACTAAACAAAACAGAAACTAAACAGAAACAAGACCAGACGACGACAGCGGATGCGTATTGGCTTCAATTTGTTGAAAATACCGAAAGTCCTTTTATTCTCGAAAATTTAAAAATGTGGGTAGAAGATTTTAAAGGAAACGACGATATTGTTATTCATGGCATTGAAACCATGCTTGCTAACAACGTTCGTAGCTATAAGTATCTGGAAACGATTTTGAAAAATTGGGAATCGAAAGGCTTTAGCATTAGGGCGGATGTTCTTACTTTTGAGGAACAGCGCAAGCAAAAGAAACAGCCAAACCAAGGTGTTAACCGTAAAGAAACCCTTCCAGATTGGGCCAGAGATGATTTTATAAAGCCAGTTAAGATTTATGACGACAGTGAAGAAGCTAGAAAAAAAGCACTAGAGGAGTTGTTGAGCATTGGAGATAATGTGGAACAAACAAATTAG